Genomic window (Chloroflexi bacterium ADurb.Bin180):
AGAATCTGGTTCTTGATGGCGGGGGTCTTGGCATAGTCCACCGAGACGATGAGGAAGCGAAAGTGCTCCCACGGGTTGGCTCCGGCGGGGAGCTGGCGTTCCATCTCGCGCCGATGCCGCGCCGAGATGATGGGCACGGGGAGGTGAAAGAAGTGATCGAGCGTTTCCTGCCACTGCTCGCGCAGGTTGGCCGGCACGATGATCAGCACCCGCGAGGCCAGCTGGCGCGAGAGCAGCTCGGTGAGGATCAGCCCGGCCTCGATGGTCTTGCCCAGGCCAACGTCGTCGGCCAGGAGCAGGCGCACGCGTGGGGCCTCCAGGGCCATGACCACGGGGACAAGCTGATAGTCCTTGGGGATCACCCGGCTGCGCTGCAGGCTCAGCAGAGGCGCTGTTCCGTGGATCAAGCCCAGGCGATAGGCGCGCAGGAGGAGGTCCTGCGTGGCGGGCACACCGACGGTCTGCGCATCCGGCAAGGGGAGCCGGCCGGGGTGCACGTCCTCAAAAGGAAGGTAGAAACGCGCCTGGCGCGGGTCGCCGCCATCGATGGTGGTGGCGTAAAGCACCTGATCGGTCTGGCCATCGACGCGCCACAGGCGTCGACGGTTGACAACGACCGTGCCGGGAGGGTAAGAGGTCCGGATTTGGTCACCGCTGCGAGGAACGCTCTCCAACGCCATGCCACCACCCCGTGACAGAATGGTTGCCTGCCAGTCTACACCAAACGGGGGCAAAGGGCAACTGCACGGAGGGGTACGACTCGACGACGGCGACCAGGCCAAAACCTACGGGCGGGCACTCACCCCCACCCGCCGAAACACCGGTATCCGCTCCAACGGCGCAGCGGCCCGCACCCACTGCCCGCCCGCGTGCATCTGCCCGCCGTACCATTCGGCCCAGCCGCACCCCGCGGGCAGGTACACCTCTCTGCTCGCCGCGCCCGCCTCGGTCACCGGCGCCACCAGCAGGTCCGCACCAAACAGGTACGCATCCTCCACCTGCCAGGCCAACGGATCCGCGCCAAAGTCCACCCACAGCGGCCTCATCGGCGGCAGTCCGGTCTCGTGCGCCTCTTGCATCGCCGCCAGAATCGTCGGCCTCAGCCGTTCGCGCAGCGCGAGCTGCTCGCGCAGGATGGCATAGGCCCGCTCGCCGTAGGACCACAGCTCGTTCGGCCCGCCGACCCACTGGCGCCGCGGCTCGCGATAGCCGTGCATGCGCAGCAACGGGCAGAACACGCCAAACTCGAACCAGCGCACCAGCAGCTCGCGGTACTCTTCTGATTCTGGAGCGCCGCCCTGAAAGCCGCCAATGTCCGTGGTCCACCAGGGAATGCCCGACAGCCCCGCGTTCAGCCCGGCCGGGATCTGGGCGCGCAGGGCCTCCCACGTTGGCTCGATGTCGCCCGACCAGACCGCCGCGCCCCAGCGCTGGCTCCCGGCCCAGGCGGAGCGGTTGAGGGTGATGATCTCGCTCTCGCCCGCGGCGCGCAATCCCTCGTACACCGCCCGGGCGTGGCGTTCGGGGTAGAGGTTGGCCACGGCCGCGCCCTCGCCGGCGGCGTAGCGCAGGTGCTCCGGGCGCAGGGGATCCATCTCTGGCTCGTCGGCATCCAGCCAGAAGAGCTTGATGCCGTGGCGGTAGTAGCCTTCGTGCAGCCTCTGCCAGAAAAAGGCGCGCGCGTCGGGGTGCGTGGCGTCGAGCAGGTAGAGGTCCAGCGGGCCCGCGGGCTGCCGGTCGATAAAGCGGCTGCGGGCCGGCTGGCCCGCCCGGTCGCGCAGCAGCCAGCCGCCCTGGCGCAGGGCGTCCAGGTTGACGCTGTGCGGGTTCACCGTGGGCCAGACCGATACCATCACGCGCACGCCCATTGCGTCGAGCTCGCGCACCATCGCCGCCGGATCGGGCCAGGCAGCGGGGTCGAACTGCCAGTCGCCCATCACCGTCCAGTGCAGGGCGTCGATGACGAGCACCGCCAGGGGCAGGCCGCGGCGGGCATAGCGCAGCCGGCTCTGCCACAGCCCGGCCGCCCAGGCTGGCAGGGGCGGGGCGTGGCCCGTAGCGTCGGCATAGCGGGCCAGGATGTCCCGCGGGGCACCGGCGGTCACCCAGTAGTCGAGCTGCGGGGCGCCATCGGCCGTCCAGCGGGTGGCCTGGTCGCCCAGCTCGACCCGGCCCAGGGCCGGATTGTTCCACAGCAGGCCATAGCCGCGGTTCGACAGGAGGAAGGGAATGCTCACGTGCATATTGCGCTGGCGCAGTTCCAGGGTGAGGCCCTTCTGGTTGAGGCGCCCGTGCTGGTGCTGGCCGAGGCCGTAGAGGCGCTCGCCGTCATTGGTGCGGAAGGACGACTGGATCCGCCACAGCCCGGCGCCCGCTGGCGCCAGCTCCCGGGCCGCCTCGGCCAGCAGCTCGCTGCCGCCAGCGCTGTCCACAAAGCGCAGCCGCCCGCCCTGCGCCCGGTCCAGCTCTACCGTCAGGCGGCCGTTGCGCAGGCGGCAGCGCCCCTCGTTCACCTGGACTGCTCCAGCC
Coding sequences:
- the yicI_1 gene encoding Alpha-xylosidase, encoding MTALEWCADGQWLRVEPWGQDSVRVRVAPGRPVQDDLPGALLPPAADAPPEAGAVQVNEGRCRLRNGRLTVELDRAQGGRLRFVDSAGGSELLAEAARELAPAGAGLWRIQSSFRTNDGERLYGLGQHQHGRLNQKGLTLELRQRNMHVSIPFLLSNRGYGLLWNNPALGRVELGDQATRWTADGAPQLDYWVTAGAPRDILARYADATGHAPPLPAWAAGLWQSRLRYARRGLPLAVLVIDALHWTVMGDWQFDPAAWPDPAAMVRELDAMGVRVMVSVWPTVNPHSVNLDALRQGGWLLRDRAGQPARSRFIDRQPAGPLDLYLLDATHPDARAFFWQRLHEGYYRHGIKLFWLDADEPEMDPLRPEHLRYAAGEGAAVANLYPERHARAVYEGLRAAGESEIITLNRSAWAGSQRWGAAVWSGDIEPTWEALRAQIPAGLNAGLSGIPWWTTDIGGFQGGAPESEEYRELLVRWFEFGVFCPLLRMHGYREPRRQWVGGPNELWSYGERAYAILREQLALRERLRPTILAAMQEAHETGLPPMRPLWVDFGADPLAWQVEDAYLFGADLLVAPVTEAGAASREVYLPAGCGWAEWYGGQMHAGGQWVRAAAPLERIPVFRRVGVSARP